In Methanocaldococcus sp. FS406-22, the genomic stretch TGAAAGATTTCTAAGGTTAAATGACCTTCATTACCAATTATGTGAGTTGCACATGATAGGCATGGGTCGTAGGCTCTGATAACCATCTCCATGTAGTTTAAAACTTGAGGAGTTGCATCTTCTGGAGATTTTATGTATTTTTCAGCAACTTTTCTAACTCCAATGTCCATAGCTGGGTTGTTTTGCACTGTTGCAACAATCAAATTAGCTTCGGTTATTATTCCATCTTCATCTGTTTTGAAGTGATGAATTAAAGTTCCTCTCGGAGCTTCAACACATCCAACTCCTTCTCCCACAATATCTTCTGGCTCTGCTCTAATATCAGTATCAACAATCTTATCGTTCTCTAAAAGCTCTTTTACCTTTTCAGCACTTGATAAAAGCTCTATCAACCTTGCATAGTGGAAGAGCATTGGGTAGTGGCATGGTTTTCCAAATTCTTTAATAAATTCTTCATAATACTTCTGTGCCAATGGTGTTGCCATCTTATCAGCAACATTTAATCTCGAGAGAGTATTTACCCTATAAATTCCTTCTTCAGGGCCTTTATCTTTAAGATATGGGAATTTCAAATAAGAGTAGGGCTTAACACCCTCAGCTATATAGTTTAAATACTCTGATGGCTCAAATTCATACTCAACTTTTCCTTTTGGATTTATTACTCTTAATGTTCCATCATAGAGTTCATGAACTCCATCATTTACCATTC encodes the following:
- a CDS encoding Ni/Fe hydrogenase subunit alpha encodes the protein MVKLSVEPVTRVEGHGKITISFDENGNLDKVHFHVVEVRGFEKFLEGRYIEDAPIYTPRICGICQVAHHLASAKAVDEVFGVKIPETAELLRNLMHQGATIHSHALHFYFLAAPDLMFPTTDDVLRRNILGIAKEHPEIVKEAIELRKIGQTIVKVVGGRAIHPVTAVVGGQSKPLKEEERDELLKLSERAIELSEKSIEIGKKLLENLKENDLLDIGYFESYHLGMVNDGVHELYDGTLRVINPKGKVEYEFEPSEYLNYIAEGVKPYSYLKFPYLKDKGPEEGIYRVNTLSRLNVADKMATPLAQKYYEEFIKEFGKPCHYPMLFHYARLIELLSSAEKVKELLENDKIVDTDIRAEPEDIVGEGVGCVEAPRGTLIHHFKTDEDGIITEANLIVATVQNNPAMDIGVRKVAEKYIKSPEDATPQVLNYMEMVIRAYDPCLSCATHIIGNEGHLTLEIFQGNRLSKKIMG